A single window of Nicotiana sylvestris chromosome 3, ASM39365v2, whole genome shotgun sequence DNA harbors:
- the LOC104244568 gene encoding glutamate synthase 1 [NADH], chloroplastic isoform X2: MPVGLFGELVHSRFSTNTFPSWDRAQPMRVLGHNGEINTLRGNVNWMRAREGLLKCKELGLSKTEMKKLLPIVDASSSDSGAFDGVLELLLRAGRSLPEAVMMMIPEAWQNDKNMDPNRKALYEYFSALMEPWDGPALISFTDGRYLGATLDRNGLRPGRFYVTYSGRVVMASEVGVVDIPPEDVCRKGRLNPGMMLLVDFENHVVVDDEALKQQYSLARPYGQWLKRQKIELKDIVESVNKSYRVPPPIAGVLPALNDDDSMENMGLHGLLAPLKAFGYTVESLEMLLLPMAKDGVEALGSMGNDAPLAVMSTREKLTFEYFKQMFAQVTNPPIDPIREKIVTSMECMIGPEGDLTETTEEQCHRLSLKGPLLSIEEMEAVKKMNYRGWRSKVLDITFSRDRGTKGLEETLDRICSEAHSAIQEGYTTIILSDRAFSPKRVAVSSLLAVGAVHHHLVKKLERTRVGLIVESAEPREVHHFCTLVGFGADAICPYLAVEAIWRLQVDGKIPPKSTGEFHSKDELVKKYFKASHYGMQKVLAKMGISTLASYKGAQIFEAVGLSSEVMERCFKGTPSRVEGATFDALAKDALKLHELAFPSRALAPGSAEAVALPNPGDYHWRKGGEIHLNDPLAIAKLQEAARTNSVAAYKEYSKRVQELNRQCNLRGLLKFKEAEVKVPLEEVEPASEIVKRFVTGAMSYGSISLEAHATLAMAMNKIGGKSNTGEGGEQPSRMEPLPNGSMNPKRSAIKQVASGRFGVSSYYLTNADELQIKMAQGAKPGEGGELPGHKVIGDIAVTRNSTAGVGLISPPPHHDIYSIEDLAQLIHDLKNANPGARVSVKLVSEAGVGVIASGVVKGHADHVLISGHDGGTGASRWTGIKSAGLPWELGLAETHQTLVANDLRGRTTLQTDGQLKTGRDVAVAALLGAEEFGFSTAPLITLGCIMMRKCHKNTCPVGIATQDPILREKFAGEPEHVINFFFMLAEEVREIMSQLGFRTLTEMVGRSDMLELDKDLTKNNDKLKNIDLSLLLRPAADIRPEAAQYCVQKQDHGLDMALDNNLIALSKAALEKSLPVYIETPICNVNRAVGTMLSHEVTKRYHLAGLPADTIHIKLSGSAGQSLGAFLCPGITLELEGDSNDYVGKGLSGGKIIVYPPKESKFDPKENIVIGNVALYGATTGEAYFNGMAAERFCVRNSGAKAVVEGVGDHGCEYMTGGTVVVLGKTGRNFAAGMSGGVAYVLDVDSKFRCRCNSELVDLDKVEEDDDIMTLKMMIQQHQRNTNSQLAKDVLADFDNLLPRFIKVFPRDYKRVLASMKKEEANKAANERAIKEAEEQEEADLKEKDAFEELKKLAAASKDQSSQVEEEKTLKRPTEVADAVKHRGFVAYERQGVSYRDPDVRMRDWKEVMEESKPSPLLKTQSARCMDCGTPFCHQENSGCPLGNKIPEFNELVYQNRWREALDRLLETNNFPEFTGRVCPAPCEGSCVLGIIENPVSIKSIECAIIDKAFEEGWMVPRPPSERTGKRVAIVGSGPSGLAAADQLNRKGHTVTVFERADRIGGLMMYGVPNMKTDKIDVVQRRVDLMEKEGVKFVVNANVGNDPMYSLERLREDHDAIVLAVGATKPRDLPVPGRDLSGVHFAMEFLHANTKSLLDSNLQDGKYISAKGKKVVVIGGGDTGTDCIGTSIRHGCSSVVNLELLPQPPQTRAPGNPWPQWPRIFRVDYGHQEAAAKFGKDPRSYEVLTKRFIGDENGNVKGLEVIRVQWEKDDSGRFQFKEVEGSEEIIGADLVLLAMGFLGPESTIADKLGLEKDNRSNFKADYGRFSTSVEGVFAAGDCRRGQSLVVWAISEGRQAAAQVDKFLMKDDEDDFTVDVASQQEFVKKQQDGSKQQTVVT, translated from the exons ATGCCGGTGGGACTCTTTGGTGAGTTG GTGCATTCTAGGTTCTCTACAAATACCTTTCCTAGTTGGGATCGTGCTCAACCCATGCGTGTTTTGGGTCATAACGGGGAAATTAACACACTTCGAGGCAACGTGAACTG GATGAGGGCTCGTGAAGGTCTTCTTAAATGCAAAGAGCTTGGCCTTTCGAAGACAGAAATGAAAAAGCTCTTGCCCATTGTTGATGCCAGTTCATCTGACTCAG GAGCTTTTGATGGTGTACTTGAGCTTCTGCTTCGAGCTGGTAGAAGCCTCCCAGAAGCTGTAATGATGATGATTCCTGAAGCCTGGCAAAATGACAAGAACATGGATCCTAACCGCAAAGCATTGTACGAGTATTTTTCAGCTCTCATGGAACCATGGGATGGACCTGCCCTTATATCAT TTACTGATGGGCGCTATCTTGGAGCTACATTAGATCGGAATGGTCTGCGTCCAGGTCGCTTTTATGTCACATACAGTGGCAGGGTTGTTATGGCAAGTGAAGTTGGAGTAGTTGATATTCCACCTGAAGATGTATGCAGAAAAGGTCGACTAAACCCTGGAATGATGCTTCTGGTGGACTTTGAGAACCATGTTGTTGTAGATGATGAAGCTTTGAAGCAGCAGTACTCTCTTGCAAGACCTTATGGACAGTGGCTTAAAAGGCAAAAGATAGAGCTGAAAGACATTGTTGAGTCTGTAAATAAATCCTACAGGGTCCCTCCACCCATTGCCGGAGTTTTGCCT GCGTTAAATGATGATGACAGTATGGAAAATATGGGGCTTCATGGTTTATTGGCTCCATTAAAGGCCTTCGG TTACACTGTGGAGTCCTTAGAAATGCTGCTACTCCCAATGGCAAAAGATGGTGTAGAGGCTCTTGGTTCAATGGGAAATGATGCTCCATTAGCAGTGATGTCTACTAGAGAAAAACTTACATTTGAGTATTTCAAGCAGATGTTTGCTCAAGTCACAAACCCTCCTATTGACCCTATAAGGGAAAAAATTGTTACGTCTATGGAATGTATGATTGGTCCTGAAGGAGATCTTACAGAGACCACCGAAGAACAGTGTCACCGCCTCTCACTCAAGGGACCTCTTTTGTCCATTGAAGAAATGGAAGCTGTGAAAAAGATGAACTACAGAGGGTGGCGTAGTAAGGTTCTTGATATTACCTTCTCCCGAGACCGTGGTACGAAGGGTCTCGAGGAGACCTTAGATAGGATCTGCTCTGAAGCGCACAGCGCGATTCAGGAGGGTTATACAACAATCATTCTTTCTGACAGAG CCTTCTCGCCAAAGCGTGTTGCTGTGAGCTCTTTATTGGCTGTTGGTGCTGTCCATCATCATTTAGTTAAAAAGCTTGAGCGGACTCGTGTTGGACTGATTGTTGAATCTGCTGAGCCACGAGAAGTACACCATTTCTGTACATTGGTAGGATTTGGTGCTGATGCTATCTGCCCTTATTTGGCTGTAGAAGCTATATGGAGACTACAGGTTGATGGAAAAATCCCACCAAAGTCAACTGGTGAGTTCCATTCCAAGGATGAGCTTGTCAAGAAATACTTCAAAGCAAGTCATTATGGCATGCAGAAGGTTCTTGCAAAAATGGGCATATCAACATTGGCATCATACAAGGGCGCTCAGATTTTTGAGGCAGTTGGCCTTTCGTCAGAAGTGATGGAAAGGTGTTTCAAAGGAACCCCTAGCAGAGTGGAGGGTGCAACTTTTGATGCACTTGCAAAGGATGCACTCAAGCTGCATGAACTAGCATTCCCATCACGAGCCTTGGCTCCCGGGAGTGCAGAGGCTGTGGCACTCCCTAATCCTGGTGATTATCATTGGAGAAAAGGTGGTGAGATTCACCTTAATGATCCACTTGCCATCGCAAAATTGCAGGAGGCTGCACGAACTAATAGTGTAGCTGCCTACAAAGAATATTCTAAGCGTGTGCAGGAATTAAATAGACAATGCAATTTAAGGGGACTTTTGAAGTTTAAAGAGGCAGAGGTGAAAGTTCCTCTGGAAGAAGTTGAACCAGCAAGTGAGATTGTAAAACGTTTTGTTACTGGAGCCATGAGTTATGGATCAATCTCTTTGGAGGCACATGCTACTCTTGCTATGGCAATGAACAAAATTGGGGGCAAATCTAACACAG GTGAGGGTGGTGAGCAACCATCTCGGATGGAGCCTCTTCCTAATGGTTCAATGAATCCAAAAAGAAGTGCAATTAAGCAGGTTGCAAGTGGTAGATTTGGAGTCTCAAGTTATTACCTCACAAATGCGGATGAGCTACAGATAAAAATGGCTCAG GGAGCCAAGCCTGGAGAAGGGGGTGAACTTCCTGGACACAAGGTCATTGGTGACATAGCTGTCACTAGGAACTCCACAGCTGGAGTTGGACTAATTAGTCCTCCTCCTCATCATGATATCTACTCTATTGAGGATCTTGCGCAGTTGATTCATGATCTTAAG AATGCAAATCCCGGGGCACGTGTAAGTGTCAAGTTGGTTTCTGAAGCTGGCGTTGGGGTTATTGCTAGCGGTGTTGTCAAGGGACATGCTGATCATGTCTTGATCTCCGGTCATGATGGAGGCACGGGTGCCTCAAGATGGACTGGTATCAAGAGTGCCGGGCTTCCATGGGAACTTGGTCTTGCGGAGACCCATCAAACTTTAGTGGCTAATGACCTCCGTGGCCGAACAACACTGCAAACAGATGGCCAATTGAAAACTGGAAGAGATGTGGCTGTTGCTGCTCTTCTTGGTGCGGAGGAGTTTGGTTTCAGCACTGCTCCCCTCATAACACTTGGCTGCATAATGAtgagaaaatgccacaaaaacaCTTGCCCTGTGGGAATTGCGACTCAAGATCCAATTCTTCGGGAGAAGTTTGCTGGAGAACCAGAACATGTCATAAATTTCTTCTTCATGCTGGCTGAGGAAGTAAGAGAAATCATGTCTCAGCTTGGTTTTAGAACACTTACTGAAATGGTTGGCCGTTCAGACATGCTTGAACTGGATAAAGATTTAACCAAGAACAATGACAAACTAAAGAACATCGATCTGTCCCTACTGCTTCGACCTGCTGCTGATATCCGTCCTGAAGCTGCTCAATATTGTGTACAGAAACAGGATCATGGTTTAGACATGGCTTTAGATAACAATTTGATAGCCCTTTCCAAAGCTGCTTTGGAGAAAAGTCTTCCTGTATATATTGAAACTCCAATATGTAATGTAAACCGTGCTGTCGGAACGATGCTAAGCCATGAAGTTACCAAGCGATATCACCTCGCAGGACTCCCTGCAGACACTATTCATATCAAACTTAGTGGAAGTGCAGGGCAGAGTCTGGGAGCTTTTCTTTGCCCTGGCATCACATTAGAGCTTGAAGGAGACAGCAATGATTATGTTGGTAAAGGTTTGTCAGGGGGGAAAATCATTGTCTATCCTCCAAAAGAAAGCAAGTTTGACCCCAAGGAAAATATTGTGATTGGAAATGTAGCTCTTTATGGGGCAACGACTGGGGAGGCATATTTTAATGGGATGGCAGCAGAAAGATTTTGTGTCCGTAACTCAGGGGCCAAAGCTGTTGTGGAAGGTGTTGGTGATCACGGCTGTGAGTACATGACTGGCGGTACAGTTGTTGTCCTTGGAAAAACTGGAAGAAACTTTGCTGCTGGTATGAGTGGTGGcgttgcctatgttcttgatgtGGATTCAAAATTCCGATGTCGTTGCAATTCAGAGCTGGTTGATCTTGATAAAGTTGAAGAAGACGACGATATCATGACTTTGAAGATGATGATACAGCAACATCAGCGTAACACAAACAGCCAACTGGCAAAAGATGTTCTTGCAGACTTCGATAATCTTTTGCCTAGATTTATTAAGGTCTTCCCTAGAGATTATAAACGGGTTCTGGCAAGCATGAAAAAAGAGGAAGCTAACAAAGCAGCAAATGAACGTGCCATCAAGGAAGCGGAGGAGCAAGAAGAGGCAGATTTGAAGGAGAAAGATGCCTTTGAAGAGCTGAAGAAATTAGCAGCTGCATCTAAGGACCAATCCAGTCAG GTTGAAGAGGAAAAAACATTGAAGAGGCCCACCGAAGTTGCTGATGCAGTCAAGCATCGAGGTTTTGTTGCTTATGAGCGACAGGGCGTGTCATACAGGGATCCAGATGTTCGGATGAGGGACTGGAAAGAGGTTATGGAAGAGTCAAAACCCAGTCCACTCCTTAAGACACAGTCTGCGCGCTGCATGGACTGTGGAACTCCTTTTTGTCatcag GAGAACTCTGGGTGTCCTCTTGGAAATAAAATACCAGAATTCAATGAGTTAGTGTATCAAAACAGGTGGCGTGAAGCACTGGATAGGCTTCTTGAGACAAACAACTTCCCCGAGTTCACTGGTCGGGTGTGCCCTGCACCTTGTGAAGGGTCTTGTGTGCTTGGTATCATTGAGAATCCTGTTTCTATCAAGAGCATTGAATGTGCCATTATCGACAAAGCTTTTGAGGAAGGGTGGATGGTGCCACGACCTCCTTCTGAGAGAACTGG GAAAAGAGTCGCAATTGTCGGGAGTGGACCCTCAGGCTTGGCTGCTGCTGATCAGTTAAATAGAAAGGGTCATACTGTAACCGTGTTTGAACGTGCTGATAGAATCGGTGGTCTGATGATGTATGGAGTGCCCAACATGAAGACCGACAAGATTGATGTCGTTCAGAGGCGGGTTGACCTTATGGAGAAGGAAGGGGTGAAATTTGTGGTCAATGCAAATGTTGGAAATGATCCCATGTACTCCTTGGAGCGGCTTCGTGAAGATCACGATGCAATTGTTTTGGCTGTTGGAGCCACAAAGCCAAG GGACCTTCCTGTTCCTGGACGAGACCTCTCAGGAGTTCATTTTGCAATGGAGTTCCTTCATGCAAACACAAAAAGTTTGCTTGATAGCAATCTCCAGGATGGAAAATACATTTCTGCCAAGGGAAAGAAGGTGGTTGTTATTGGTGGAGGTGACACTGGGACAGATTGCATAGGAACGTCTATTCGGCATGGCTGCAGCAGTGTTGTTAATCTAGAGCTTCTCCCTCAGCCGCCACAAACTAGGGCTCCTGGAAATCCTTGGCCGCAG TGGCCTCGTATCTTCCGTGTAGATTATGGGCATCAGGAAGCTGCTGCAAAGTTTGGTAAGGATCCGAGATCCTATGAGGTATTGACTAAGCGTTTCATTGGAGATGAGAATGGAAATGTGAAAGGGTTGGAGGTCATACGTGTACAGTGGGAGAAAGATGACAGTGGAAGATTCCAATTCAAAGAAGTAGAAGGCTCTGAAGAAATTATCGGAGCCGATCTGGTTCTGCTAGCTATGGGGTTCCTTGGTCCTGAATCG ACAATAGCAGACAAACTGGGACTAGAAAAGGACAACAGGTCTAACTTCAAGGCTGATTATGGACGCTTCTCTACAAGTGTGGAAGGGGTGTTTGCAGCAGGAGACTGTCGCAGGGGACAGTCTTTGGTGGTGTGGGCCATCTCCGAAGGGCGGCAAGCAGCTGCTCAAGTTGACAAGTTTCTCATGAAGGATGACGAGGACGACTTCACAGTTGATGTGGCTAGCCAACAAGAATTTGTCAAGAAGCAACAAGATGGCAGCAAGCAGCAGACAGTCGTGACATAA